One window from the genome of Candidatus Chlorohelix allophototropha encodes:
- a CDS encoding saccharopine dehydrogenase NADP-binding domain-containing protein produces MKKNFLILGGYGNSGLLLAKLILKESDSTVILAGRSSDKAKAAAEELNRQYPEARVIARRVDITDPSSLNEAFNEVDMVILAAGSTKDTVNVAKAAIAAGVDYYDIQLSTSTKINALKAMEKEIQQAGLCFITDGGFHPGLPALLVRYIAPYFDRLESANVGSVILEDFKEYPITQSNAQGFLEDLKDWRMDAFVGGQWKKGYYQKKFDFGPVFGKRNTTHMYMEEMRLVPELIPSLEETGFYVGGFNWLMDYIVLPLAFISLKVRPEKTVPQVARLAAWAMNSMSKPPYITILKLEANGWKNYKPVKAELAISHLDGYAFTVIPVMACLLQYLNSDIRKPGLFYQAHLPEPRQMLLDMEKMGVKIELAGTASLELSTITDTILK; encoded by the coding sequence ATGAAAAAGAATTTTCTGATTCTGGGTGGCTACGGTAATTCAGGTCTATTGCTGGCAAAATTGATCCTAAAAGAAAGCGACTCAACCGTAATTTTAGCCGGAAGAAGCAGTGATAAAGCCAAGGCAGCGGCTGAAGAATTAAATCGGCAGTATCCTGAAGCACGTGTTATAGCACGTAGAGTAGATATCACCGACCCTAGTTCACTAAATGAAGCCTTTAACGAAGTGGATATGGTAATTCTAGCAGCAGGTTCTACTAAAGATACCGTTAATGTTGCCAAAGCTGCTATAGCCGCAGGTGTAGATTATTACGACATACAACTTTCCACCTCAACCAAAATCAACGCCCTGAAAGCGATGGAAAAAGAGATACAACAAGCCGGGCTTTGTTTCATTACCGATGGTGGCTTCCATCCCGGCTTGCCCGCGCTGTTGGTACGCTATATTGCGCCTTATTTCGATCGTCTTGAAAGCGCAAACGTTGGTAGTGTTATTCTGGAAGATTTTAAAGAATATCCAATCACTCAATCAAATGCACAGGGATTCCTTGAGGATTTAAAAGATTGGCGGATGGATGCTTTCGTAGGAGGGCAATGGAAAAAAGGTTATTATCAGAAGAAATTTGATTTCGGTCCGGTCTTTGGTAAACGCAATACCACCCATATGTATATGGAAGAGATGCGGCTTGTACCTGAACTTATCCCATCTTTGGAGGAAACCGGATTTTATGTGGGTGGCTTTAATTGGTTAATGGATTACATAGTGTTGCCGCTGGCTTTTATCAGCCTAAAAGTGCGTCCTGAAAAAACAGTGCCTCAAGTAGCACGTTTAGCTGCTTGGGCGATGAATAGCATGTCTAAACCGCCTTATATCACTATTCTGAAATTAGAAGCAAACGGTTGGAAAAATTACAAGCCCGTAAAAGCGGAACTTGCTATCAGCCATCTTGATGGCTATGCCTTTACTGTTATACCGGTGATGGCTTGTCTGTTGCAATATCTCAATAGTGATATTCGCAAGCCCGGATTATTTTATCAGGCACACTTGCCTGAACCACGCCAGATGTTGCTCGACATGGAAAAGATGGGAGTCAAGATTGAGTTAGCTGGAACAGCCTCACTTGAGCTTTCCACAATTACTGATACTATTCTGAAATAG
- a CDS encoding thiamine pyrophosphate-dependent enzyme, producing MAVPSLKRREVVQHLLKQRGDLLVVTGLGASAWDLAATGNSPLDFPLWGAMGGAAMVGLGLALAQADRKVLVITGDGEQLMGLGAFATIGVQQPPNLRIVILDNERYGETGQQQTHTANGVNLAAVAQACGFNNTRTIYTIEEVETLQSDIHLSNELLMAVVKIALTVDPLVLPPRDGAYLKNRMREALLGQQAMLE from the coding sequence ATGGCAGTGCCGAGCTTGAAGCGGCGTGAGGTTGTACAGCACTTACTGAAGCAACGGGGCGACCTACTGGTAGTAACAGGTTTAGGAGCGTCTGCTTGGGATTTGGCAGCAACCGGCAATAGCCCACTGGATTTCCCTCTATGGGGCGCGATGGGTGGCGCGGCAATGGTGGGTCTAGGATTAGCTTTGGCACAAGCCGATAGAAAAGTGCTGGTAATAACCGGAGACGGTGAACAACTTATGGGGTTGGGAGCGTTTGCCACCATTGGCGTTCAACAGCCCCCCAACTTGCGCATTGTAATATTGGACAATGAGCGTTATGGCGAAACAGGTCAGCAACAAACCCACACTGCCAATGGGGTTAATTTAGCGGCAGTAGCACAAGCCTGTGGCTTTAACAATACCCGCACGATTTATACCATCGAAGAAGTAGAAACTTTGCAGAGTGACATTCACCTGTCCAATGAACTACTTATGGCGGTAGTAAAAATTGCGCTAACGGTTGACCCGCTGGTTTTACCTCCACGAGATGGCGCATATCTAAAAAATCGGATGCGTGAAGCCCTGTTAGGGCAGCAAGCCATGTTGGAATAA
- a CDS encoding dolichyl-phosphate beta-glucosyltransferase, giving the protein MDEPHLSIVIPIFNEEQRIKPSLVKILDYFQNKPFKWEILLVDDGSKDQGITLAKETLHNKVEFRIISYGDNKGKGYALKQGVLASRGKFILFTDADLATPIDELDKMLPWFEPNADNSGYDIVQGSRKMNGATIERHQPWLRESMGKVFTWLSNNVANSHVSDVTCGFKCYRREIGHRIYAAQQLYDWSFDSEIIFIARKNGYKIKEVPVHWHDVRGTKVRLIKDVVRSLKGLLQIRINDWRGNYSSLDSKLASFESIVTDYPEN; this is encoded by the coding sequence ATATTCAACGAAGAACAACGTATTAAGCCCTCACTTGTTAAGATTCTAGATTATTTTCAAAACAAACCATTTAAATGGGAAATACTTCTGGTAGATGATGGCAGCAAAGATCAGGGCATTACCCTAGCAAAAGAAACACTCCATAATAAGGTAGAATTTCGCATAATCAGCTATGGCGATAACAAAGGAAAGGGTTACGCCTTGAAACAAGGCGTTCTGGCAAGTCGCGGCAAATTCATACTCTTCACCGATGCAGACCTAGCAACCCCAATTGACGAACTGGACAAAATGTTGCCTTGGTTTGAGCCAAACGCCGACAACAGCGGTTATGATATTGTGCAGGGTTCTCGCAAAATGAACGGCGCAACAATCGAACGGCATCAACCTTGGCTGCGTGAATCTATGGGGAAGGTTTTTACGTGGTTAAGCAATAATGTGGCAAACTCGCATGTGAGCGATGTAACCTGCGGATTTAAATGCTATCGCCGTGAGATCGGTCATAGGATTTATGCCGCCCAACAGTTGTATGATTGGAGTTTTGACTCTGAAATTATCTTTATTGCTCGTAAGAATGGCTATAAAATCAAGGAAGTTCCAGTACACTGGCATGATGTTCGTGGCACGAAGGTTAGATTGATTAAGGATGTGGTACGCTCCCTGAAGGGCTTGCTCCAAATTCGTATTAACGATTGGCGCGGCAATTATTCTTCGCTCGATAGTAAATTAGCCAGTTTTGAATCGATTGTGACCGACTATCCTGAGAATTAG